Proteins from a genomic interval of Saccopteryx leptura isolate mSacLep1 chromosome 13, mSacLep1_pri_phased_curated, whole genome shotgun sequence:
- the GPR26 gene encoding G-protein coupled receptor 26, with protein MNSWDAGLAGLLVGTIVVSLLSNALVLLCLLHSPDIRRQAPALFTLNLTCGNLLCTVVNMPLTLAGVVAQRQPAGDRLCRLAAFLDTFLATNSMLSMAALSIDRWVAVVFPLSYRAKMRLRDAALMVAYTWLHALTFPATALALSWLGFHQLYASCTLCSRRPDERLRFAAFTGAFHALSFLLSFLVLCCTYLKVLKVARFHCKRIDVITMQTLVLLVDIHPSVRERCLEEQRRRRQRATKKISTFIGTFLVCFAPYVITRLVELSSTVPVGSHWGVLSKCLAYSKAASDPFVYSLLRHQYRKSCKEILSRVFSRRSLRSSGRAADSHSQNILPVSE; from the exons ATGAACTCGTGGGACGCGGGCCTGGCCGGGCTGCTGGTGGGCACTATTGTCGTCTCGCTGCTGTCCAACGCGCTGGTGCTGCTCTGCCTCCTGCACAGCCCCGACATCCGCCGCCAGGCGCCGGCGCTCTTCACCCTCAACCTCACGTGCGGCAACCTGCTGTGCACTGTGGTCAACATGCCGCTCACGCTGGCGGGCGTCGTGGCACAGCGACAGCCGGCAGGCGACCGCCTGTGCCGCCTGGCCGCCTTCCTCGACACCTTCCTGGCTACCAACTCCATGCTCAGCATGGCTGCTCTCAGCATTGACCGCTGGGTGGCTGTGGTCTTCCCACTGAGCTACCGTGCCAAGATGCGCCTCCGCGACGCCGCGCTCATGGTGGCCTACACGTGGCTGCATGCGCTCACCTTCCCCGCCACCGCCCTCGCCCTGTCCTGGCTGGGCTTCCACCAGCTGTACGCCTCCTGCACGCTCTGCAGCCGGCGGCCGGACGAGCGTCTGCGCTTTGCCGCCTTCACCGGCGCCTTCCACGCGCTCAgcttcctgctctccttcctcGTGCTCTGCTGCACGTACCTGAAGGTGCTCAAGGTGGCCCGCTTCCACTGCAAGCGCATCGACGTGATCACCATGCAGACGCTCGTGCTGCTCGTGGACATCCACCCCAG TGTGCGGGAGCGCTGTCTGGAGGAACAGAGGCGGCGGCGCCAGCGTGCCACCAAGAAGATCAGCACCTTCATAGGGACCTTCCTCGTGTGCTTCGCGCCCTACGTGATCACCAG GCTGGTGGAGCTGTCCTCCACGGTGCCCGTTGGCTCCCACTGGGGCGTGCTGTCCAAGTGCTTGGCCTACAGCAAGGCCGCGTCCGACCCCTTCGTGTACTCCCTGCTGCGCCACCAGTACCGCAAAAGCTGCAAGGAGATCCTGAGCCGGGTGTTCAGCCGGCGCTCCCTGCGCTCCTCGGGCCGCGCGGCCGACTCCCACAGCCAGAACATCCTGCCGGTCTCCGAGTGA